A window from Musa acuminata AAA Group cultivar baxijiao chromosome BXJ3-10, Cavendish_Baxijiao_AAA, whole genome shotgun sequence encodes these proteins:
- the LOC135651566 gene encoding isocitrate dehydrogenase [NAD] catalytic subunit 5, mitochondrial-like — MALRQIFRRLSVNQIPGRIYPSLGQPFYSAASPSELIRATLFPGDGIGPEIAEAVKQVFGAAEVPIVWEEHYVSDKVDPRTESFLTWESLESVRRNGVGLKGPMATPIGKGHRSLNLTLRKELGLYANVRPCQSLPGYKTRYDDVNLVTIRENTEGEYSGLEHQVVRGVVESLKIITRQASLRVAEYAFHYAKANGRQRVSAIHKANIMRKTDGLFLKCCREVAEKYPEITYEEVIIDNCCMMLVKNPALFDVLVMPNLYGDIISDLCAGLIGGLGLTPSCNIGEGGIALAEAVHGSAPDIAGKNLANPTALLLSSVMMLRHLKLNNKADQIQNAILSTIAEGKYRTVDLGGSSSTTDFTKAVCDHL, encoded by the exons ATGGCTCTGCGTCAGATTTTTCGGAGGCTTTCGGTTAATCAGATCCCCGGCAGGATTTATCCATCCTTGGGCCAACCCTTTTATAGCGCTGCGTCGCCGAGTGAACTGATTCGTGCTACTCTCTTTCCTGGTGATGGAATTGGGCCTGAAATCGCAGAGGCTGTTAAACAG GTGTTTGGTGCAGCAGAGGTGCCCATAGTGTGGGAAGAACACTATGTGAGTGACAAGGTGGACCCAAGAACAGAGAGCTTTCTGACATGGGAAAGTCTGGAATCAGTGCGGAGAAATGGTGTTGGCTTGAAAGGCCCTATGGCTACACCTATTGGCAAGGGACACAGATCATTAAATCTTACATTACGTAAAGAACTTGGTCTCTATGCTAATGTAAGACCTTGCCAAAGCCTTCCGGGATATAAAACTCGATATGATGATGTTAATCTTGTCACAATCCGCGAAAATACGGAAGGAGAGTATAGTGGTCTTGAACACCAG GTGGTCAGAGGTGTTGTAGAAAGTTTAAAAATCATTACACGCCAAGCAAGTCTAAGGGTGGCAGAATATGCTTTTCACTATGCCAAGGCTAATGGCCGACAAAGGGTATCTGCAATACACAAGGCCAACATCATGAGGAAGACTGATGGTCTCTTTCTCAAG TGTTGTCGCGAGGTTGCGGAGAAGTACCCAGAGATAACATATGAGGAGGTCATCATCGATAATTGCTGTATGATG CTTGTGAAAAACCCTGCCTTGTTTGATGTATTAGTGATGCCCAACCTCTATGGAGACATAATCAGCGACCTGTGTGCGGGCTTGATTGGAGGCTTGGGCTTGACTCCTAG TTGCAATATAGGTGAAGGTGGCATTGCTCTGGCAGAAGCTGTTCATGGTTCAGCCCCTGATATTGCTGGAAAG AATCTTGCAAATCCGACTGCACTCCTGCTGAGTTCTGTTATGATGTTACGCCATCTGAAGCTGAACAATAAAGCTGATCAAATCCAAAATGCCATACTTAGCACCATTGCAGAAGGAAAGTACAGAACCGTTGACCTTGGAGGCAGCTCATCAACAACCGACTTTACAAAAGCAGTGTGTGATCACCTCTAA